In a genomic window of Deinococcus aquiradiocola:
- a CDS encoding MFS transporter produces MPPAPPAPAPPPEREPWDRNYRLGVWNGWLVAVGDGFLTVTVVVAGFASRLGASNAVIGLLPAIAQGGWMLPQILVASRVRGLAYKLPVYRSAALVRTLSYVAMVLVTALLSSRPALCLTLFIVAMTVNALASGVSGLPFLEVTSKIVPPYRRAAFFGTRNLVGGLLAFVAGLVVKWVLASGLPFPYTYALVFLLATVFYVTGYATFGRVTEPPDEPLAPTNVMQELRLIPVTLRADPHFRAFLAVRLTLAFASVADPFYAVYALRSLGVPSSELGVFLLALAGAAPLSNVLWRRVAERKGSRRIIRYSAAAACAAPLLALTIGHAQAGAYLLVFVALSVAAQGFNLGHTNHLLNIAPAASRSRYIGSLNTLVGLALFAPVLGGLLADHFGYRTVFWLSAALYAAAWALCSQLRRDA; encoded by the coding sequence CTGCCGCCTGCCCCGCCCGCCCCCGCGCCTCCGCCCGAACGTGAACCCTGGGACCGCAACTACCGTCTGGGCGTCTGGAACGGGTGGCTGGTCGCGGTCGGCGACGGCTTCCTGACAGTGACGGTGGTGGTGGCGGGCTTCGCGTCGCGGCTCGGCGCGAGCAACGCCGTGATCGGCCTGCTGCCCGCCATCGCGCAGGGCGGGTGGATGCTGCCGCAGATTCTGGTCGCGTCGCGGGTGCGCGGCCTCGCGTACAAGCTGCCGGTGTACCGTTCGGCGGCCCTGGTCCGCACCCTGAGTTACGTGGCGATGGTGCTCGTGACGGCGCTGCTGTCGTCCCGCCCGGCACTGTGCCTGACGCTGTTCATCGTGGCGATGACTGTGAACGCGCTCGCGTCGGGCGTGTCGGGCCTGCCGTTCCTGGAGGTCACGTCGAAGATCGTGCCGCCCTACCGCCGCGCGGCGTTCTTCGGAACGCGGAACCTCGTGGGGGGCCTGCTGGCGTTCGTGGCGGGCCTCGTCGTCAAGTGGGTGCTGGCGTCGGGGTTGCCGTTCCCGTACACGTACGCGCTGGTGTTCCTGCTCGCGACCGTGTTCTACGTGACGGGTTACGCGACGTTCGGGCGGGTGACGGAACCGCCGGACGAGCCGCTCGCACCGACGAACGTGATGCAGGAACTGCGGCTCATTCCGGTGACGTTGCGCGCCGACCCGCACTTCCGGGCGTTCCTGGCGGTGCGGCTCACGCTGGCGTTCGCGTCGGTGGCCGACCCCTTCTACGCGGTGTACGCCCTGCGGTCGCTGGGCGTGCCGTCCAGTGAGCTGGGCGTGTTCCTGCTGGCACTGGCGGGCGCGGCGCCCCTGTCGAACGTGCTGTGGCGGCGCGTGGCGGAACGCAAGGGGTCGCGGCGCATCATCCGGTACTCGGCGGCAGCCGCGTGCGCCGCGCCGCTGCTGGCCCTGACGATCGGGCACGCTCAGGCGGGCGCGTACCTGCTGGTGTTCGTGGCGCTCAGCGTGGCCGCGCAGGGCTTCAACCTGGGGCACACGAATCACCTGCTGAACATCGCTCCGGCCGCGTCGCGCAGCCGCTACATCGGGAGCCTGAACACCCTGGTGGGGCTCGCGCTGTTCGCGCCGGTGCTGGGCGGCCTGCTCGCCGACCACTTCGGGTACCGGACGGTGTTCTGGCTGAGTGCGGCCCTGTACGCGGCCGCGTGGGCGCTCTGCAGTCAGCTGCGGCGCGACGCCTGA
- a CDS encoding YkgJ family cysteine cluster protein: MPARSALTRDCTACGACCSAPDIAALHKPLGVPCTHLQPERPGLGCLCGIYEQRPQVCRSYAPDWVCGEVAPLPTLEQRVRRYLDIYGLSDALPLA, encoded by the coding sequence ATGCCCGCACGGTCCGCCCTGACGCGCGACTGCACCGCGTGCGGCGCGTGCTGCTCCGCGCCGGACATCGCCGCGCTCCACAAGCCGCTCGGCGTGCCGTGCACGCACCTGCAGCCGGAACGGCCGGGCCTGGGCTGCCTGTGCGGCATCTACGAGCAGCGCCCGCAGGTGTGCCGCAGCTACGCGCCCGACTGGGTGTGCGGCGAGGTCGCCCCGCTCCCCACCCTGGAGCAGCGCGTCCGGCGGTACCTGGACATCTACGGCCTGTCGGACGCCCTGCCGCTCGCCTGA
- a CDS encoding DNA/RNA non-specific endonuclease, which yields MNQRQLRSLASVTVVILVAVAGCFKNQRQGGQTGGTQSCTDEFRAGQPTAGVDGTRVLCRLDYVSVYDPARKVPLVVGEHLTVAELQGDTPRSDNFAPDPDLQSGERAELTDYRASGYDRGHMAPAADFVGGDTQMTQSFYLSNMVPQNGELNRGFWAGLEDATRACVRSLGEAYVLTGPVFEGRVRTIGPDRVAVPSSLYKIVVSGNSARAFLIPNRAVPKSSRFPRYETTVDEVQRATGLTFFPAGGVNTQATGTFCAGNFGS from the coding sequence ATGAACCAGCGTCAGCTCCGCTCTCTCGCGTCCGTCACCGTCGTGATCCTGGTGGCGGTCGCCGGGTGCTTCAAGAACCAGCGTCAGGGCGGACAGACGGGCGGCACACAGAGCTGCACCGACGAATTCCGCGCCGGACAGCCCACCGCCGGGGTGGACGGCACGCGCGTCCTGTGCCGCCTGGACTACGTAAGCGTGTACGACCCCGCCCGCAAGGTGCCCCTGGTGGTCGGCGAGCACCTCACCGTGGCCGAACTGCAGGGCGACACGCCCCGCAGCGACAACTTCGCGCCCGACCCCGACCTGCAGAGCGGCGAACGCGCCGAACTCACCGACTACCGCGCGTCCGGCTACGACCGCGGCCACATGGCGCCCGCCGCCGACTTCGTAGGCGGCGACACCCAGATGACGCAGTCCTTCTACCTCTCCAACATGGTCCCGCAGAACGGCGAACTCAACCGAGGCTTCTGGGCGGGCCTGGAGGACGCCACGCGCGCCTGCGTGCGCAGCCTCGGCGAGGCGTACGTCCTGACCGGCCCCGTCTTCGAGGGCCGCGTCCGCACCATCGGACCGGACCGCGTGGCCGTCCCCAGCTCCCTGTACAAGATCGTCGTGAGCGGCAACTCGGCCCGCGCCTTCCTGATCCCGAACCGCGCCGTGCCGAAATCCAGCCGCTTCCCCCGCTACGAGACGACGGTGGACGAGGTGCAGCGCGCGACCGGCCTGACGTTCTTCCCGGCGGGCGGCGTGAACACCCAGGCGACCGGCACCTTCTGCGCCGGGAATTTCGGCAGCTGA
- a CDS encoding AAA family ATPase: protein MNAPLVYLIGWPAVGKWSVAQELARERGWQVVDNHLVADPIFAVIGADGVAPKPPGTGALVQRVRAAVLEAAATLAPPGVGFVFTNVLFDEPEDRETYSQVRDVAARRGAVFVPVVLQARDEALRERIVSPGRTVRRKPRSGHVLDRYRDRPPFVPTHPHTLVLDTTALSVQDAAGRVLRHVDACLEARG, encoded by the coding sequence ATGAACGCTCCCCTGGTATATCTGATCGGGTGGCCCGCCGTGGGGAAGTGGTCGGTCGCGCAGGAACTGGCGCGGGAACGCGGGTGGCAGGTGGTGGACAATCACCTCGTCGCGGACCCGATCTTCGCGGTGATCGGCGCGGACGGCGTCGCCCCGAAACCGCCGGGGACGGGCGCGCTGGTGCAGCGGGTGCGGGCGGCCGTGCTGGAGGCCGCCGCGACCCTGGCCCCGCCGGGTGTGGGGTTCGTGTTCACGAACGTGCTGTTCGACGAGCCGGAGGACCGGGAGACGTACTCGCAGGTGCGTGACGTGGCGGCCCGCCGGGGCGCGGTGTTCGTGCCGGTGGTGCTGCAGGCGCGCGACGAGGCGCTGCGTGAACGGATCGTGTCGCCGGGTCGCACCGTGAGGCGCAAACCGCGCAGCGGGCACGTGCTGGACCGTTACCGGGACCGGCCGCCGTTCGTGCCGACGCACCCGCACACGCTGGTTCTGGACACCACGGCCCTGAGCGTGCAGGACGCTGCGGGGCGCGTGCTGCGGCACGTGGACGCCTGCCTGGAGGCACGCGGCTGA